A stretch of the Bacteroidota bacterium genome encodes the following:
- a CDS encoding acyl-CoA carboxylase subunit beta: MDLEFNKNEDKMKQLISAMEKKLEKIYLGGGKNKIEKQHEQGKLSARERIEYLLDKDLPQIEIGAFAGDGMYLEEVGLNPDKVGSGCPAGGTVVVIGYVRGKQCIVVANDATVKAGAWFPITGKKNLRAQEIAMENRLPIIYLVDSAGVFLPKQDEIFPDKEHFGRIFRNNAIMSSMGITQIAAIMGSCVAGGAYLPIMSDEALIVNKTGTIFLAGSYLVKAAIGENIDNETLGGATTHCEISGVTDYKCKDDKDCLDKIKNIVDKIGDYKKAGFSRAEAKQPEKKPEEIFGIIPDASTKQFDMREVIERLVDASAMEEYKEDYGMSIICCYARIDGWAVGIVANQRKVVKSKKGEMQFGGVIYSDSADKATRFIMNCNQKKIPLVFLQDVTGFMVGSRSEHGGIIKDGAKMVNAVANSVVPKFTVIAGNSYGAGNYAMCGKAYDPRLIVAWPTSKIAVMGGEQAAKVLVQIEIATLKAKGEKITPEKESELFNKIKDRYDSQTSPYYAAARLWVDAVINPLDTRKWISMGIEMANHAPVKKKFNVGVIQT, translated from the coding sequence ATGGATTTAGAATTTAACAAGAACGAAGACAAAATGAAGCAACTTATTTCCGCTATGGAAAAAAAGTTGGAAAAAATTTATTTGGGCGGAGGGAAAAATAAAATTGAGAAGCAGCATGAGCAAGGAAAACTTTCTGCACGCGAGCGCATAGAATATTTGCTTGACAAAGATTTACCTCAAATTGAGATTGGCGCTTTTGCAGGTGATGGAATGTATCTTGAAGAAGTTGGTCTCAATCCTGACAAAGTCGGGAGCGGCTGCCCTGCCGGAGGAACGGTTGTTGTGATTGGATATGTGCGGGGAAAACAATGTATCGTAGTTGCGAACGATGCCACGGTAAAAGCAGGCGCATGGTTTCCGATTACCGGAAAGAAAAATTTGCGCGCGCAGGAAATCGCAATGGAAAATCGCTTGCCAATAATTTATTTAGTTGACAGCGCAGGAGTTTTTCTTCCCAAGCAGGATGAAATTTTTCCAGACAAAGAACACTTTGGAAGAATTTTCCGCAACAACGCAATCATGTCGAGTATGGGAATTACACAGATTGCCGCCATCATGGGAAGTTGCGTTGCAGGCGGAGCGTATTTGCCCATCATGAGCGATGAAGCGCTGATTGTAAATAAAACAGGAACTATTTTTCTTGCCGGAAGTTACCTGGTGAAAGCCGCTATAGGAGAAAATATTGACAACGAAACTTTGGGCGGAGCAACCACTCACTGTGAAATTTCAGGAGTGACGGATTATAAATGCAAAGACGATAAAGATTGTTTGGATAAAATAAAAAACATTGTAGATAAAATTGGCGACTATAAAAAAGCCGGATTCAGCAGAGCAGAAGCGAAGCAACCTGAAAAGAAGCCCGAAGAAATTTTCGGAATCATTCCGGATGCAAGCACAAAACAATTCGATATGCGGGAAGTGATAGAAAGATTGGTTGATGCTTCGGCAATGGAAGAATACAAGGAAGATTACGGCATGAGCATCATTTGCTGTTATGCGCGCATAGATGGCTGGGCGGTCGGTATTGTTGCAAATCAACGGAAAGTTGTGAAGAGTAAAAAAGGAGAAATGCAATTTGGCGGTGTGATTTATTCCGATTCGGCAGACAAAGCCACGCGCTTCATCATGAACTGCAATCAGAAAAAAATTCCGCTCGTGTTTCTGCAGGACGTTACAGGATTTATGGTGGGTTCCCGTTCTGAGCACGGAGGAATTATTAAAGATGGCGCAAAGATGGTGAATGCAGTTGCAAATTCCGTAGTGCCGAAGTTTACTGTGATTGCAGGAAATTCATATGGCGCGGGAAATTATGCCATGTGCGGAAAAGCATACGACCCGCGGTTAATTGTTGCATGGCCCACTTCTAAAATTGCCGTGATGGGCGGAGAGCAGGCGGCAAAAGTTTTGGTGCAGATAGAAATTGCAACGCTGAAAGCAAAAGGCGAAAAGATTACTCCTGAAAAAGAAAGTGAACTCTTCAACAAAATAAAAGACCGCTACGATTCGCAAACTTCTCCCTATTATGCGGCAGCACGGCTTTGGGTAGATGCAGTCATCAATCCGCTCGATACGCGTAAATGGATTTCAATGGGAATTGAAATGGCGAATCATGCTCCGGTTAAAAAGAAATTTAATGTGGGAGTAATTCAAACATGA
- a CDS encoding acyl-CoA reductase, translating into MNLEKRIVAFAKLGEILRKKPEDNLLQAIHKAEKHNGWFTEENILLAINSIGEMLAEDKIRKWISSYSINHQPSTINHRIGVIMAGNIPLVGFHDFLCVLMSGNSCVGKLSSEDRFLLPAVSEIVIGIEPEFKNNILFVSSDSPLPAGRHGFRERTSAFIATGSNNSARYFEYYFSNFPHIIRKNRNAVAILDGKETKEDLQNLGEDIFQYFGLGCRNVSKVFIPQNYDLDKFFSAIIDFSDVIHHNKYYNNYTYYRSIYLLNKEKFFDNNFLLLKEDKRIASPVANLFYERYESKEELLKRLEKEKSTIQCIVAGRDFKSRPTVAFGQSQSPELWDYADGINTMEFLLNLHV; encoded by the coding sequence ATGAATTTAGAAAAAAGAATTGTCGCTTTTGCAAAACTTGGAGAAATTCTCAGGAAGAAACCAGAAGACAATCTGTTACAGGCAATTCATAAAGCAGAAAAACATAACGGCTGGTTTACGGAAGAAAATATTTTGCTTGCTATTAATTCTATCGGGGAAATGCTTGCAGAAGATAAAATCAGAAAATGGATTTCATCCTATTCCATCAACCATCAACCATCAACCATCAACCATCGCATTGGAGTTATCATGGCAGGAAATATTCCTTTGGTTGGTTTTCACGATTTTTTATGCGTGCTGATGAGCGGAAATAGTTGCGTGGGGAAACTTTCTTCGGAAGATAGATTTCTTTTGCCGGCAGTTTCAGAAATAGTGATTGGGATTGAGCCGGAATTCAAAAACAACATACTATTTGTTTCCTCTGATTCTCCCCTGCCTGCCGGCAGGCACGGCTTCAGGGAAAGGACATCTGCCTTCATTGCCACCGGCAGCAACAACAGTGCGCGCTATTTTGAATATTACTTTTCCAACTTTCCTCATATCATTCGGAAAAACAGAAATGCAGTTGCCATACTTGACGGAAAGGAAACGAAAGAAGATTTACAAAACCTGGGCGAAGATATTTTTCAGTATTTTGGATTGGGATGCAGAAACGTTTCAAAGGTTTTTATTCCGCAGAATTACGACTTGGATAAATTCTTTTCTGCCATTATTGATTTTAGCGATGTGATTCATCACAATAAATATTACAACAACTATACTTATTACCGCAGCATTTACCTGCTGAACAAAGAAAAGTTTTTCGATAATAATTTTTTATTACTGAAAGAAGATAAACGGATTGCTTCGCCTGTTGCAAATTTATTTTACGAGCGGTATGAAAGCAAAGAAGAGCTTCTGAAAAGATTAGAAAAAGAAAAGTCAACTATTCAGTGCATAGTTGCTGGTCGGGATTTTAAATCCCGACCAACGGTAGCGTTCGGACAATCGCAATCTCCGGAACTTTGGGATTATGCGGATGGAATAAATACGATGGAGTTCCTATTGAATCTTCATGTTTGA